One Pseudomonas sp. AN-1 genomic region harbors:
- the secD gene encoding protein translocase subunit SecD, which translates to MLNKYPLWKYLLILVVLGIGFIYSAPNLYPDDPAIQLTGASTALKIEQADVARAEQALKDAGIAVKASSLGDKGALLRLTRQEDQLPAKDVVRRALGDDYVVALNLAQTTPDWLRSLGASPMKLGLDLSGGVHFLLEVDMDKAVSARMKVYEGEVKSLLRKERQRYRSLPQQDGAIQLGFSDAAAVEQAERVIRKDFPDFDVQRSERNGLQVLRLALTQAKLAEIREYSIKQNLTTVRNRVNELGVAEPLVQRQGANRIVVELPGVQDTAEAKRILGKTANLEFRLAAEADAPRASTESFDFRQEGRPPVQLERSVIITGDQVTDAQASFDENGRPQVNIRLDGHGGELMNRATRNNVGRSMAVVFIEQKPVTRYVKQMVDGVEKEVPVSAFKEEKQVISLATIQSALGNSFRITGLDGPGESSELALLLRAGGLAAPMYFAEERTIGPSLGAENIELGIQASLWGFLFVALFIVAIYKFFGILATVALGFNMVVLLALMSLLGATLTLPGIAGIVLTMGMAVDANVLIFSRIREEIANGMAIQRAIHEGFDRAFSAILDGNLTTLLVGAILFAMGTGPIKGFAVTMSLGILTSMFTAIYVTRAMVNVLYGGRNLKKLWI; encoded by the coding sequence ATGCTCAACAAGTATCCCCTGTGGAAATATCTGCTGATCCTCGTGGTGCTCGGGATCGGCTTCATCTATTCCGCGCCCAACCTGTATCCCGACGATCCGGCCATCCAGCTCACCGGCGCCAGCACCGCGCTGAAGATCGAGCAGGCCGATGTCGCCCGCGCCGAGCAGGCGCTCAAGGACGCCGGCATCGCGGTCAAGGCCAGCAGTCTCGGCGACAAGGGGGCGCTGCTGCGCCTGACCCGCCAGGAAGACCAGCTGCCGGCCAAGGACGTGGTGCGCCGCGCTCTCGGCGACGACTACGTGGTGGCGCTGAACCTGGCGCAGACCACCCCCGACTGGCTGCGCAGCCTGGGCGCCAGCCCGATGAAGCTGGGTCTGGATCTGTCCGGTGGCGTGCACTTCCTCCTCGAAGTGGACATGGACAAGGCCGTCAGCGCGCGCATGAAGGTCTACGAGGGCGAGGTGAAGAGCCTGTTGCGCAAGGAGCGCCAGCGCTACCGCTCGCTGCCGCAGCAGGACGGTGCCATCCAGCTCGGCTTCAGCGACGCCGCTGCTGTGGAGCAGGCCGAGCGCGTGATCCGCAAGGACTTCCCGGACTTCGACGTGCAGCGCAGCGAGCGCAACGGCCTGCAGGTGCTGCGTCTGGCGCTGACCCAGGCCAAGCTGGCGGAGATCCGCGAGTACTCGATCAAGCAGAACCTCACCACCGTGCGCAACCGGGTCAACGAGCTGGGCGTCGCCGAGCCGCTGGTACAGCGCCAGGGCGCCAACCGCATCGTCGTCGAGCTGCCGGGCGTGCAGGACACCGCCGAAGCCAAGCGTATCCTCGGCAAGACCGCCAACCTCGAGTTCCGCCTGGCCGCCGAGGCCGACGCCCCGCGCGCCAGCACCGAATCCTTCGACTTCCGCCAGGAGGGCCGTCCGCCGGTCCAGCTGGAGCGCAGCGTGATCATCACCGGCGACCAGGTCACCGACGCCCAGGCCAGCTTCGACGAGAACGGCCGGCCGCAGGTCAACATCCGCCTCGACGGCCACGGCGGCGAGCTGATGAACCGCGCCACCCGCAACAACGTCGGCCGCAGCATGGCGGTGGTGTTCATCGAGCAGAAGCCGGTGACCCGCTACGTCAAGCAGATGGTCGACGGTGTGGAGAAGGAAGTGCCGGTTTCCGCCTTCAAGGAGGAGAAGCAGGTGATCAGCCTGGCGACCATCCAGTCGGCGCTGGGCAACAGCTTCCGCATCACCGGCCTCGACGGTCCGGGCGAGTCCTCCGAGCTGGCCCTGCTGCTGCGCGCCGGCGGCCTGGCCGCACCGATGTACTTCGCCGAGGAGCGCACCATCGGCCCGAGCCTGGGCGCGGAGAACATCGAGCTGGGCATCCAGGCCTCGCTGTGGGGCTTCCTGTTCGTCGCCCTGTTCATCGTTGCTATCTACAAGTTCTTCGGCATCCTCGCCACCGTGGCGCTGGGCTTCAACATGGTGGTGCTGCTGGCGCTGATGTCGCTGCTCGGAGCGACCCTGACCCTGCCCGGCATCGCCGGTATCGTGCTGACCATGGGCATGGCGGTGGACGCCAACGTGCTGATCTTCTCGCGTATCCGCGAGGAAATCGCCAACGGCATGGCGATCCAGCGCGCGATCCACGAGGGCTTCGACCGCGCCTTCTCGGCGATTCTCGACGGCAACCTGACCACCCTGCTGGTCGGCGCCATCCTGTTCGCCATGGGCACCGGTCCGATCAAGGGCTTCGCCGTGACCATGTCGCTGGGCATCCTGACCTCCATGTTCACCGCGATCTATGTGACTCGTGCGATGGTCAACGTGCTCTACGGTGGCCGCAATCTCAAGAAGCTGTGGATCTGA
- the yajC gene encoding preprotein translocase subunit YajC, with protein sequence MSFLIAAAHAADAAPAGAPPGGEYMQFLMLAGFVVIFYLLIWRPQAKRAKEHKNLLAGLQKGDEVVTSGGIAGKVVKVADDFVVLEVSDSVELKFQKMAIAATLPKGTLKAI encoded by the coding sequence ATGAGCTTTCTGATCGCCGCCGCCCATGCCGCCGACGCCGCTCCGGCCGGAGCCCCGCCGGGTGGCGAGTACATGCAGTTCCTGATGCTGGCCGGCTTCGTGGTCATCTTCTATCTGCTGATCTGGCGTCCCCAGGCCAAGCGCGCCAAGGAGCACAAGAACCTGCTCGCCGGCCTGCAGAAGGGTGACGAGGTGGTGACCTCCGGCGGCATCGCCGGCAAGGTGGTCAAGGTCGCCGACGACTTCGTGGTGCTCGAGGTTTCCGACAGCGTCGAGCTGAAGTTCCAGAAGATGGCCATTGCCGCCACCCTGCCCAAGGGCACTCTGAAGGCGATCTGA